The Flavobacterium marginilacus genome window below encodes:
- a CDS encoding M23 family metallopeptidase: MKKIIVIAAVLFSLISCDKDKEAVENHVIPKSKKSDFGFKFSDFNVVLDSVKPGDTFGSILQNQNIGDKKVFDIVAQVKDTFDVRTIRINKKYTLLRSKNKTNTLNVFIYQPDALHYYVIDLRDSIAKASKKTKPLTLKRRTIGGVLKGSLSETLDNAKVEGALASKISKIFAWSIDFFKVKKGDRFGLTFTERYINDSIYDGVDSLQAAFFEYKGKIIYAFPFEQNQGSGSVDYYDEDGKTLKNFFLKTPIKFSHITSHFSANRFHPVQQIWKAHKGTDYAAPYGTPISTTAAGIVEQTGYTAGNGNFVKVKHNKVYSTQYLHMSRILVRRGQHVTQGQTIGLVGSTGLATGPHVCYRFWKNGVQVDALRLKLPNGEPMNPKNKARFLKKIEHLKFELDSVSNL; encoded by the coding sequence TTGAAAAAGATAATTGTAATTGCGGCAGTCCTTTTTTCCTTAATTTCTTGTGATAAAGATAAGGAAGCTGTAGAAAATCATGTGATTCCAAAATCTAAAAAAAGTGATTTTGGATTTAAGTTTTCGGATTTTAATGTTGTTCTGGATTCGGTAAAACCTGGAGATACTTTTGGAAGCATTCTGCAGAATCAAAATATTGGCGATAAAAAAGTATTTGATATTGTAGCTCAGGTAAAAGATACTTTTGATGTGCGTACCATTAGAATTAATAAAAAGTATACACTGCTTCGTTCCAAGAATAAAACGAACACTTTAAATGTTTTTATCTACCAGCCCGATGCGCTTCATTATTATGTAATAGATTTAAGGGATTCAATTGCAAAAGCTTCTAAAAAAACAAAACCTTTAACATTAAAACGCAGAACCATTGGCGGTGTATTAAAAGGGTCCTTATCTGAAACTTTAGATAACGCAAAAGTGGAAGGTGCTCTAGCGAGTAAAATTTCTAAGATTTTTGCATGGTCTATTGATTTCTTTAAAGTTAAAAAAGGAGACCGTTTTGGTTTGACTTTTACTGAGCGCTATATTAACGATTCTATTTATGACGGTGTTGACAGTCTTCAGGCAGCTTTTTTTGAATATAAAGGCAAAATTATTTATGCTTTTCCATTCGAACAAAATCAAGGGTCAGGAAGTGTCGATTATTATGATGAAGATGGAAAAACACTGAAGAATTTCTTTCTTAAGACACCAATTAAATTTAGTCACATTACCTCTCATTTTAGTGCTAATCGTTTTCATCCTGTACAGCAGATCTGGAAAGCGCATAAAGGAACTGATTATGCAGCACCATATGGAACACCTATCTCAACTACAGCAGCAGGTATTGTAGAGCAAACAGGTTATACTGCGGGTAATGGAAATTTTGTAAAAGTGAAGCATAATAAGGTCTATTCGACTCAATATTTACATATGTCCAGAATATTAGTGCGACGCGGACAACATGTGACTCAAGGACAGACTATTGGTTTAGTAGGAAGTACAGGGCTGGCTACAGGACCGCATGTATGTTACCGTTTTTGGAAAAATGGAGTGCAAGTCGATGCTTTACGATTAAAATTGCCTAATGGAGAACCAATGAATCCAAAAAATAAAGCAAGATTTTTGAAGAAAATAGAGCATTTAAAATTTGAATTGGATAGCGTATCTAATTTGTAA